Sequence from the Saccharopolyspora pogona genome:
CGTCGCCGGCCACGGAACTCGAAGCATCGGGAGGCCTGACCCTCGACGTGGCCCGCGCCTACGCGGAAACGGGAGTCCAGTACCTGGCGGTAGGGGGCCTCACCCACTCCTCCCCGGCCCTCGACCTCGGCCTGGACATGTAGTCACTCGGTAGCGAAGGCCTCGCTGAACAGGTCCGCGTCCCACTGCTCGACTAGTGCCCGATGAGTGCCGTGCCACTGCTCTCGGCAGCGCCGAGGTGTGTCGGCCCGATCGAGCGCGTCGTGCTCGGTCACAGCAGGGATTTGTGGATGACGGGGATGATTCAGTCATGGCTGGAGCTGATCGGGGTGAGGTACTGGTGAGCACTGTGCAGGCCGAGCGGGTTCTGCCTTCGCCGTTGTTGGGCGGGATCTACCGGGCCAGGCGGCCCACCGGGCCCGTTGTGGGGCTGGTCGTCGTGCTGGGCTGTCTGATCGTCGGGCAGACTATCGCCGCGCTGGTGCTGTTCCCGGTGCTCGGGGCTTCGCCGGAAGCCCTGCTCGGTGGCGCCATGGGGCTGATCGACCAGCTGGCGATGTTGCTCAGCTTCGGCGGGGCTGCCGGTCTGCTGGCGCTGTGGATCTGGGGCAAGGAGCGCCGGTCATTCGGCAGTGTGGGGTTCTTCCCCGCGTCGCGCGGCGGCGCGCACCTGGCGCTGGGCGCCGGGGTGGCGGTGGTGCTGCTGTCCGTGCCGGTCGGCGTGAACATCCTCAGTGGACAGTTCGAGGCCGGCTCGGTTCGCGCCGCGCAGGCCGGCGGCGCGCTCGTGGCGCTGATCGGGTTCATCGTGCAGGCCAGCACCGAGGAGGTCATCACCCGTGGCTACCTGATGCAGGTCACCTACCGGAAGTGGGGCCTGACCGCCGCGATCGCCTTCCAGGCGGTGGTGTTCACCGCGCTGCACGGCGTGAACGCCAACGTCAGCGTGATCGGCCTGGTCAACATCCTGCTGATCGCCCTGGTGCTGGCGTTCTGGGCGCTCGCGGAGGGCGGCCTGTGGGGCGTTTGTGCGTTCCACGCGGTGTGGAACTGGCTCCAGGGCAACGTGTACGGCATCGAAGTGTCCGGAATGGACATCCGCACGACGGTGCTGGACATCGGCGGCGCGCCGGGCAGCACGACCCTGCTCACCGGAGGCGGGTTCGGCGTCGAAGGAAGCCTGCTCGCCACCGCGGTGCTAGCCATCGCCACGGTGCTCGCCGCCCTCGCCCTCCGGCACAAGCTCGCCCGTTCGGGTTGACGGGTGAAGGGCACCGCTGCCTGGCTATGCCGGTCGGAGGCGCCCTTCACCTCGGGACGATCGCGTCAGAAGCGGCGGTTGGCGAGGACCGGGACCGCTTGGCGGGCCTGGTCGACCGCCGCCGGGTCGATGTCGACGACCCGGACCTCGGGGGCGTCGGCGAGCTGGGCGTGCACCTGGCCAAGCGGGGTCGCGACGAGGCTGTAGCCGATGCCGGTCGGTGCCTTGCCGCTCGGCTCCCGGCCGATGCTGCGCGGGTCGGCCTGGCCGCAGGCCACCACCCACGACGTCGAGTCCAGCGCGCGGGCGCGCACCAGCAGCTCCCATTGCTCGCGCTTGCCCTCGCCGGAACCCCAGGAAGCCGAGGTGACGATCACCGACGCGCCCTGGTCGGCGAGCGTCGTGAACAGGCCGGGGAACCGCACGTCGTAGCAGGTCGTCAGGCCGATCTTGGTGCCGTCGAGGTCCACCACCACCGGCTGCGCGCCCGGCGCGACGGTGTTCGACTCGGCGAAGCCGAAGGCGTCGAACAGGTGGATCTTGTCGTAGGAGGTGTCCAGGCCGCGGCCGGTGATCAGCAGCGTGTTTGTCACCCTGCCGTCTTCGGTGGGCGTGAACATGCCCGCCACGACCGCGATGCCGGCCTCCTCGGCGAGCCGCCGCACCGCGGTGGCCCACGGCCCGTCCAGGGGCTCGGCCAGCGGCCCGAGCTTGATCCCGAAGCAGGCCATCGTCGCCTCCGGGAACACCGCGAGGTCGGCACCCGCCTCGGCGGCCTTCCGGACGCCGTCGGCCACGAGTTCCAGGTTTGCCTTGGGGTCCGGGCCGGACACGATCTGGCACAAAACGATCCGCATAACCACAACCATCCTTCCAGGGACTTTTTCCAAACTCGTTTTGCGTAGCGGTGCAAGTGGCGGAATCTCAGACGCCGCCTGAGAATCCGCGGCGGTGCGAGTGGCGAGGCGAAGCGGCTGCGCCGCTTCGAAGACAAAGAACACCTTCCAGCGCTCACCCGTTACTATGTTTGTATACCAGCGATATGCGCTCGGTAAATTCACGCAGGGGGTCTTCGTTGCCGTCTGGACGAGAACTGGCTTACGACCATCTCAAGGACACGGTGCTCAGCGACCCCGCGATGCAGGGGCAGTTCATCAACGAACAGGCGTTGGCCGACGCGATCGGGGTGTCCCGAACGCCGATCCGCGAGGCCCTGCTGCTGCTCGCCGCCGAGGAACTGGTGCAGCTGGTGCCCAAGCGCGGCGCCTACATCGCCCCGGTCGGCGGCCGGGAGATCCGCGAGCTCTTCGAGATCCGCGCGATGATCGAGTGCTACGCCGCCCGCCGCGCCATCGAGCTGGACGCGGTGCCGGTGGAGCAGATGCGCGCCGAACTGGCGGCCCAGCGCGAGCTCAGCGGCGACGACCAGGCCCGCGCGTTCATCGACTGCGACCACCGGTTCCACGCCACGCTGGTGTGCGCGGTCGGCAACGACATGCTCAGCAAGACCTACGACGCGTTGCGGGCACGCCAGATCCGCGCGGGCATCGTCGCGCTGTTCAGCAGCGGCGGGCGGCGCAAGGCGGTGCTCGTCGAGCACGAGGCGATCCTGGCCGCGCTCGCCGCGGGCGATGCGGAGGCCGCGGCTGCGGCGATCACCGAGCACTTGTCCGCGACGCAGCAGGTCCTGCTGGCGGGCTGAGGTGGACCGGGCCGTGGGTCTTTCCGGTCGGAAAGACCCACGGCCCGGGCGAAATCCGAACCTCACCGCGCGTTCGAGCGCCCGAGGGACAGGCCGATCAGGGTGACCACGCAGGTCGCCGCGAGGTAGCACGCCGGGGCCAGCCAGGTCCCGAACGACGCGAACAGGTACGTGAACAGCAGCGGGGCCAGCGCGCCGCCGATGACGCCCGCCAGCGTGTAGGCCAGGGACGACCCGGTGGCCCGCAGCGCCGGGCTGAACTGCTCGGACACGAACGCCGCCTGCGGCCCGTACATGAGCGCGTGCCAGATCAGGCCGACGACGACGCCGGCGATCAGCAGCCCCGGCGAGCCTCCGCCTGCCATCGGGAAGAAAACGAACGGCCACACCCCGGCGCCGATCGCACCCACGGCGTAGACCTTCCGCCGGCCCCACCGGTCCGACAGCGCGCCGGCCAGCGGCATCAACACCAGCTGCAGCGTCGAGCCCAGCATGACGCCGGTGACCGCCCAGCTCTTCGGCATGTCCAGCTGCTGCGTGGCGTAGGTGAGCACGAAGACCGTGAACAGCGCGTATAGGACGTCCGGGCCGACGCGGGACAGGATGGCCGCCACCAGCGCGCGGGGCTCGCGGGTGAAGACCTCCCGCACCGGCGCCCCGGCCTGCTCGCCCTTCTCCTGCAGCTCCTTGAAGACCGGGGTCTCCTCCAACTTCACCCGGATCCACAGGCCGAACAGCACCAGCACCGCGGAGAGCAGGAACGCGACGCGCCAGCCCCAGGACATGAACTGCTCCTGGGTGAGCAGCGCCGCGAGCGCCGCCAGCACGCCGTTGGCCAGCAGGTTGCCGGCGGGCGGGCCGATCTGGGCGGCCGAGGCCCAGAAGCCCCGGTGCTTGTCGCTGCCGAACTCGCTGGACAGCAGGACCGCGCCGCCCCACTCGCCACCGATGCCCACGCCCTGCGCGAACCGCAGGACCACCAGCAGCACGGCGCCGAGCGAGCCGACCTGGCTGTGCGTCGGCAGCAGCCCGATGAGGACGGTGGAGATGCCGGTGATCAGCAGGGTGATGACCAGCACCTGCTTGCGGCCCAGCACGTCGCCGAGCCGGCCGAACACGAAACCGCCGAGCGGCCGTGAGACGTAGCCGACGGCGTAGGTGGAGAACGCGAGCAGCGTGCCGGACAGCGGATCGTGGCTCGGGAAGAACAGCTGGCCGAACACCAGCGCCGAAGCCACCGAGTACGCGGCGAAGTCGTACCACTCCAAGGAAGTTCCGCTGAGGCTCGCCACGAAGGCCTTGATCAGGTCCTTGCGGGGCGGCTTGGCCGTTGCGGGTAGGGCTTGGGTCATCGGGATCCTTTTCCTGCCGGGGCTTCCGGGTCGGTCGTGGGTGCCGACCGCCGGGTACTGTGGTACACCGACGGTATACAACCAGTATGCGTACTTTGGAGGACATCTTGTTTCCGCTGCGTTTCGATGTCAACGGTGAAGTCGTCGACGTGCCGGTGACGACCCTGCTCAACGGCGGCTACGCCGGGCGCAGCCAGGAGGACGTCGCGGCGCACGTCGCCGAGCTCGCCGAGCTCGGCGTGCCCGCGCCGACCAGGACGCCCTGCCTGTACCCGGTGGCGCCCTACCTGGCGATGCAGCCCGACGAGGTGCCGGTGCAGCACGGCCGCACCTCCGGCGAGGCGGAGTGGGCGCTGATCGTCGCCGGGCCGGAGGAGCGAAACATCCTGCTGACGGTGGCCAGCGACCACACCGACCGCCAGCTGGAGGTGCACGGCGTCGCGTGGAGCAAGCAGGCCGGGCCGGACGTGCTGGGGCGCAAGGCCTGGCGGCTGGTCGACGTCGCCGACCGGCTCGACGAGCTGACGCTGACCGCCTGGGCGGGCGGCGAGGTGATCCAGCGAGGCGCCCTGGCGGAGCTGCTCACCCCGCAGTTCTGGCTCGACGACCTGCGCGAACGCGGCCTGTTGCAGCCGGGCACGGTGCTGCTGTCCGGCACCATCCCGATGGACGCCGCGGTGGACCAGTTCGCCGACTCCTGGCGGGTCGAGCTGGGCGACCCGAAGACCGGCGACGTCATCGCCTGCGAGTACCAGGTCCGCCGCATGCCCGAGCCGGTGGCGTGAGCCGGCGGGTTTCCACTGCTCAGGGCTCGTGAGCGCTTTCGGGGGCCGTGGCCCCCGAAAACGCTCACGAGCCTGGCCCGGCACCCGCTGCGCCGACGAGCAAGATCTCAACTTATTGAGAAAAACTTGCAATAGCACCTATTGTGCAGGGGTGCTGAAACGCCGTGCTTTGTTCGTCGCTGTTCCGGTCGCCCTGGGCCTGCTCGGGGCGGGGTGCGCCGCGCCGTCCGCGCCGGGCACCGGTGACCCCCGGTCGATGCTGCTCGCCGACGGCTACGAGCCGGAGAGCCTGAACCCGCTGCTGGGCTACGGCGTGGAGGGTGCCGCGAAGTTCTACGACGGCCTGCTGGCCTTCGACGGCCAGTCCGCGTTGCGCCCCGCGTTGGCCGGCGAGGCACCGCAGTCCACGCCCGACGCCAAGACCTGGACGGTCAAGCTCCGCGACGGCGTCCGCTTCCACGACGGCACGCCCTTCGACGCCGAAGACGTCGTCGCCACCTACCAGGCAGCGATCAACCCCGCCTACGCCTCGACGGTGTCCTCGGACTTCGACATGCTCGCCGACGTCCGCTCGCTCGACCCGCACACCGTGCGGTTCGACCTCAAGATCCCCTACGCCGCGTGGCCGTCGAAACTGATGCTCGGCATCATGCCGAACGAGCAGCTCGCCGAGCCGAAGTCGCAGGAGAGCTCCCCGCCCAACACCAAGCCGGTCGGCACCGGGCCCTACAAGCTCGTCGAATGGCGCCAGGGTGACCAGATGACCTGGGAGGCCAACCCCGGCTACTGGGCCGGTGCGCCCGCCGTCGGCAAGGTCACAGTCGTCTTCGCCAAGGACGACAACACCCGCGCCCAGCGCCTGGTCTCCGGCGAGTTCGACGGCACCGTGCTGCCGCCGGTGCTGGCCGAGAGCGTCGGCCGCGACGGCTACCGGACGGTGCACCACCGCACCGCCGACTTCCGCAGCATCGCGCTGCCCAACAGGCACCCGGTCGCCGGCGACCGAGCCGTGCGGCTGGCGCTGAACCTCGCGGTCAACCGTGAGGGCATGATCCAGGCCTTGCTGGGCGGGCACGGAAAGCCGGCCTACGCGCCGATCCCGGAGTCGATGGGTGCCAACTTCGAGCCCACGGCCCGCTTCGACTTCGATCCCGAGCGCGCCAAGAAGCTGCTCGACGAGGCCGGTTGGCGGGTCGGCGGCGACGGCATCCGGGAGCGGGGCGGCGTCCGCGCCCAGTTCACCGTGATGTATTTCGCCGACGACAGCCTCCGCAAGGACCTCGCCCGCGCGTTCGCCTCCGACGCCAAGGCGGTCGGCATCCAGGTCGAGCTCGCCGGGGTGGACCGCTCGGCCGTGCCCGATCGGCTGGCAACCGACGGGATCGTGCTCGGCGGCGGCAACCCCATCGACCCCGACCCGCAGGTCTACACCAGTCTGCACTCCTCGGTCATCGGCACCGGCACCTACAACAACCCGGGCCAGTACCGCAACGCCGAGGTGGACGCCGCGCTCGACGGCGGCCGGCAGGAGGTGGACCAGGCGAAGCGGGCGGAGTTCTACAAGCAGGCGCAGCGCGCCTACGTCGCCGACCCAGGCCTGGTGTACCTGGCGTTCATCGACCACAGCTACGTGATGCGCGACGGCAAGTGGTCCGGCTACCAGCCGCCGGTCGAGCCGCACGTGCACGGGACCACCTGGGGCCCGTGGTGGAACGTCGAGGCCTGGAAACCGCAGGCATGAGCCGCGCGATCGGCCGGTTGGTGCTGCGGCGGACCGGGTTCGCGGTACCGGTGCTGGTGGTCGTGGCGTTCGGGGTGTTCGTGCTGGCCGCGGCGTCCCCGTTCGACCCGGTCCACCAGTACTACGGTGTGGAGCTCTTCGGGACGTCCGCGGCCGACGTCGCGCAGGTGCGGGCCCGGCTGGGGCTCGACGAACCCGTGCTGGTGCAGTTCTGGCACTGGGCGACCGGCGTGTTCGGCGGCGACCTCGGGGTGTCGCGGTCGTTCCGGCAGCCGGTCGCGCAGGTCGTCGCGCAACGGCTGCCGTGGACGCTCCTGCTGACCGCGACCGGGCTCGCGCTGGCCGTGGTGATCGCCCTGATGCTGGGCACCGTCGCGGCCTGGCGGCAGGGCGGCTGGATCGACCGGTTCGTCACCGCCATCGGCCACGCGCTGGAGGGTGTGCCGCCGTTCGTGCTGGCGCTGCTGTCGATCGCGGTGTTCTCGCTGGGGCTCGGCTGGCTGCCGGTGGCGGGCCTGACCGACGCGGGCGCTCCGGTGTCGTTCGGGCAGGTCGCCGAGCACCTGGCACTGCCCGCGCTGGTGCTGGGCATCTCCCAGTCGCCGTGGCTGGTGCTGCACGTCCGGCAGTCGATGCTGACGTCGCTGTCCGAGGACCACGTGATCGGGGCGCGGGCGCGCGGCCTCGCGGAGAGCGCCGTCGTGCTGCGGCACGCGCTGCCGACCGCGCTGCTGCCGTTCGTCACGCTGATCGGCGCGCGGGTTCCGGAACTGGTCACCGGAGCCGTGCTGGTCGAGGAGGTCTTCTCCTGGCCGGGCCTGGCCGCCGCCGTCGTCACCGCCGCAACGGCGGTCGACTACCCGCTACTGGCGATCCTGACGCTCGTGGCCACCGCGGCGGTGCTGATCGGCTCGCTGTTCGCCGACATCGCGGCGATCGTGCTAGACCCGAGGGTGGCGACCGATGGCTGAAGAAGATACGCAACGTGATTTGCGTAGCGGTGCCGGTGGCGGAACCTCAGATGCCGCCTCGACTGCGGGATCCCCGACTTATGTATGTCCAATACGCGGCATCGGGGCTGTCCTCGCGAGGCGACCTCTGAGAACTCGCGGCGGTGCAAGTGGCGTGTCTCACCGCAAGCGGCTTCGCCGCCTTTTAAAGACATCTGACGAGTCCACATCGGTCGGACCGTGGCGATTCGCCGGCCGCAAGCGCGCCGGGGTGTCGCGGACCCGGGCCCGGTTGTGGGTGTCGCTGGGCGGCCTCGCGGTCCTCGTGCTGGCGGCGATCGCGGTGCCCGCGCTGTTCGGCAGCGAATCGGTGCGCTACGACTCGATCCGGCTCGCGCCGAGCCCGGCGCACCCGTTCGGCACCGACTCCGGCGGGCGGGACCTGTTCGTGCAGTCCCTCGCCGGACTGCGGATCTCCTTGCTGGTGGCCGGTTTCAGTGCGGTAGTGTCCACTGTGCTCGGTTCGTTGGTGGGCGCCGTCGCGGGCGGCGTCGGCGGCTGGCCGGACCGGTTGCTGATGCGGCTGGTCGACACCATCAACTCGGTGCCGCACCTGCTGCTGGGCATCGTGATCGTCGCGCTGTACCGGGGCAGCCTGGTCGCGGTGATCCTGTCCATCGCCCTCACACACTGGACGACCGTGGCACGCATCGTGCGCTCCGAGGTCCTGTCGCTGCGCCAGCGGCCCTACATCGACGCGGCGATCGCGGGCGGTTCGTCGCGGTCGCGGGTCCTGCTGCGGCACCTGCTGC
This genomic interval carries:
- a CDS encoding ABC transporter permease translates to MSRAIGRLVLRRTGFAVPVLVVVAFGVFVLAAASPFDPVHQYYGVELFGTSAADVAQVRARLGLDEPVLVQFWHWATGVFGGDLGVSRSFRQPVAQVVAQRLPWTLLLTATGLALAVVIALMLGTVAAWRQGGWIDRFVTAIGHALEGVPPFVLALLSIAVFSLGLGWLPVAGLTDAGAPVSFGQVAEHLALPALVLGISQSPWLVLHVRQSMLTSLSEDHVIGARARGLAESAVVLRHALPTALLPFVTLIGARVPELVTGAVLVEEVFSWPGLAAAVVTAATAVDYPLLAILTLVATAAVLIGSLFADIAAIVLDPRVATDG
- a CDS encoding DUF2848 domain-containing protein encodes the protein MFPLRFDVNGEVVDVPVTTLLNGGYAGRSQEDVAAHVAELAELGVPAPTRTPCLYPVAPYLAMQPDEVPVQHGRTSGEAEWALIVAGPEERNILLTVASDHTDRQLEVHGVAWSKQAGPDVLGRKAWRLVDVADRLDELTLTAWAGGEVIQRGALAELLTPQFWLDDLRERGLLQPGTVLLSGTIPMDAAVDQFADSWRVELGDPKTGDVIACEYQVRRMPEPVA
- a CDS encoding ABC transporter permease; translation: MSRTRARLWVSLGGLAVLVLAAIAVPALFGSESVRYDSIRLAPSPAHPFGTDSGGRDLFVQSLAGLRISLLVAGFSAVVSTVLGSLVGAVAGGVGGWPDRLLMRLVDTINSVPHLLLGIVIVALYRGSLVAVILSIALTHWTTVARIVRSEVLSLRQRPYIDAAIAGGSSRSRVLLRHLLPAIVPQAALSAVLLVPHAVWHETALSFLGLGLPPHLASIGNILGDGREAVLLGAWWIVLFPSVLLVATTLAVSGLAATWRDRVLPRRRSELAL
- a CDS encoding ABC transporter substrate-binding protein, which encodes MLKRRALFVAVPVALGLLGAGCAAPSAPGTGDPRSMLLADGYEPESLNPLLGYGVEGAAKFYDGLLAFDGQSALRPALAGEAPQSTPDAKTWTVKLRDGVRFHDGTPFDAEDVVATYQAAINPAYASTVSSDFDMLADVRSLDPHTVRFDLKIPYAAWPSKLMLGIMPNEQLAEPKSQESSPPNTKPVGTGPYKLVEWRQGDQMTWEANPGYWAGAPAVGKVTVVFAKDDNTRAQRLVSGEFDGTVLPPVLAESVGRDGYRTVHHRTADFRSIALPNRHPVAGDRAVRLALNLAVNREGMIQALLGGHGKPAYAPIPESMGANFEPTARFDFDPERAKKLLDEAGWRVGGDGIRERGGVRAQFTVMYFADDSLRKDLARAFASDAKAVGIQVELAGVDRSAVPDRLATDGIVLGGGNPIDPDPQVYTSLHSSVIGTGTYNNPGQYRNAEVDAALDGGRQEVDQAKRAEFYKQAQRAYVADPGLVYLAFIDHSYVMRDGKWSGYQPPVEPHVHGTTWGPWWNVEAWKPQA
- a CDS encoding MFS transporter — its product is MTQALPATAKPPRKDLIKAFVASLSGTSLEWYDFAAYSVASALVFGQLFFPSHDPLSGTLLAFSTYAVGYVSRPLGGFVFGRLGDVLGRKQVLVITLLITGISTVLIGLLPTHSQVGSLGAVLLVVLRFAQGVGIGGEWGGAVLLSSEFGSDKHRGFWASAAQIGPPAGNLLANGVLAALAALLTQEQFMSWGWRVAFLLSAVLVLFGLWIRVKLEETPVFKELQEKGEQAGAPVREVFTREPRALVAAILSRVGPDVLYALFTVFVLTYATQQLDMPKSWAVTGVMLGSTLQLVLMPLAGALSDRWGRRKVYAVGAIGAGVWPFVFFPMAGGGSPGLLIAGVVVGLIWHALMYGPQAAFVSEQFSPALRATGSSLAYTLAGVIGGALAPLLFTYLFASFGTWLAPACYLAATCVVTLIGLSLGRSNAR
- a CDS encoding GntR family transcriptional regulator, whose translation is MPSGRELAYDHLKDTVLSDPAMQGQFINEQALADAIGVSRTPIREALLLLAAEELVQLVPKRGAYIAPVGGREIRELFEIRAMIECYAARRAIELDAVPVEQMRAELAAQRELSGDDQARAFIDCDHRFHATLVCAVGNDMLSKTYDALRARQIRAGIVALFSSGGRRKAVLVEHEAILAALAAGDAEAAAAAITEHLSATQQVLLAG
- a CDS encoding carbon-nitrogen hydrolase family protein translates to MRIVLCQIVSGPDPKANLELVADGVRKAAEAGADLAVFPEATMACFGIKLGPLAEPLDGPWATAVRRLAEEAGIAVVAGMFTPTEDGRVTNTLLITGRGLDTSYDKIHLFDAFGFAESNTVAPGAQPVVVDLDGTKIGLTTCYDVRFPGLFTTLADQGASVIVTSASWGSGEGKREQWELLVRARALDSTSWVVACGQADPRSIGREPSGKAPTGIGYSLVATPLGQVHAQLADAPEVRVVDIDPAAVDQARQAVPVLANRRF
- a CDS encoding CPBP family intramembrane glutamic endopeptidase encodes the protein MAGADRGEVLVSTVQAERVLPSPLLGGIYRARRPTGPVVGLVVVLGCLIVGQTIAALVLFPVLGASPEALLGGAMGLIDQLAMLLSFGGAAGLLALWIWGKERRSFGSVGFFPASRGGAHLALGAGVAVVLLSVPVGVNILSGQFEAGSVRAAQAGGALVALIGFIVQASTEEVITRGYLMQVTYRKWGLTAAIAFQAVVFTALHGVNANVSVIGLVNILLIALVLAFWALAEGGLWGVCAFHAVWNWLQGNVYGIEVSGMDIRTTVLDIGGAPGSTTLLTGGGFGVEGSLLATAVLAIATVLAALALRHKLARSG